The window aaacctgatacaatgcctacagtacagtaggcttCAGTATGGACATGTAGCTTCCCAAATATTTCACTTCACAATTTGTCAGACTCGGTCTGCAAAGGTCTTTGTGTACGTTATGCCGGAGAAGCACTGTAGTGCACTGCCTTACAGGAAGTGGGGGGAGGTGCATGCTTGTCTTTGTTCATACAGAACGATTTTGGTCAAATAGAAAGATCTGGTAAAGAAGTTGTCCGATAACAATACTTGGCTGAATTTAGCACTCCTGAAACACCTGCTTGTCAACCACGtatcctctcacctccccaggGCATGTCTCTGAACTTGGAGCCCGACAACGTTGGTGTGGTGGTGTTTGGTAACGACAAGCTGATCAAGGAGGGGGACATCGTGAAGAGGACAGGCGCCATCGTGGACGTGCCCGTGGGGGAGGAGCTGCTGGGCCGCGTGGTGGACGCTCTGGGAAACGCCATCGATGGCAAGGTCAGCAAAATAAGTTGATCTGCTGTGAGATGCATCTTGATGATGAGGAAGCAAAGGTTGCGAAACATGTTAAACATCTTTTGGATTGTAATTATTTtgactgagaaaaaaaaaacaacaatctaAAGTCAAGGTTAAGTGAACATTTAGGAAGTCTGGTTGTCCATATTGCTATGTCCTGGTCAAATGGAATGGTTGTGTTCTGTTCACCAGGGTCCCCTGGGCTCCAGTATCCGCAGGCGTGTGGGCCTGAAGGCCCCTGGCATCATCCCTCGTATCTCTGTGAGGGAGCCCATGCAGACTGGCATCAAGGCCGTCGACAGCTTGGTGCCCATTGGCCGTGGCCAGCGTGAGCTTATCATTGGTGACAGGCAGACTGGGTAAGGAGAAGTGAGCTAAATTGTGTGAAGAAGTCTTTGATTATGTATGTTGAGAGGGACCTGGGCTACAGTTGTAAGGTGTATCGTTATTCCCTCAAACCACTGATTCATTTGACCCATTTGTTTCGAGCTGTCAAATGTCAATTCTCCAAATGTATCATCATCCTTCCACAGAAAAACCGCCATTGCCATCGACACCATCATCAACCAGAAGCGCTTCAACGAGGGcacggaggagaagaagaagctgtACTGCATCTACGTGGCCATCGGCCAGAAGAGGTCCACCGTGGCCCAGCTGGTCAAGAGGCTGACTGACGCCGACGCCATGAAGTACACCATCGTGGTGTCGGCCACAGCCTCGGACGCCGCCCCCCTGCAGTACCTGGCCCCCTACTCCGGCTGCTCCATGGGAGAGTTCTTCAGGGACAACGGCAAGCACGCCCTCATCATCTACGACGATCTGTCCAAGCAGGTTAGTCGGGACGTATTTCAGTGTGCTTGTAGGAATACTTTTGGTTTTGGTATGTTGTGATCGCTTTTGTGGTCCTGTTTTGTTCCATTTATATGAGACCCgtcactccccacccccctctctccccaggctgTGGCCTACCGCCAGATGTCCCTGCTGCTGCGTCGCCCCCCCGGCCGCGAGGCCTACCCCGGAGACGTCTTCTACCTGCACTCCCGTCTGCTGGAGAGAGCGGCCAAGATGAACGACAACTTTGGAGGCGGATCCCTGACTGCTCTGCCCGTCATCGAGACCCAGGCTGGTGATGTGTCGGCCTACATTCCAACCAACGTCATCTCCATCACAgacggacaggtgtgtgtgtgtgggcagctgTGGCTGTACCAGTGGGTTCAtgactttttctcttttttttttacgttctGCAACCTGATCACCGCTCTTCTCCCTCTCAGATCTTCCTGGAGACTGAGCTGTTCTACAAGGGTATCCGTCCCGCCATCAAtgtgggtctgtctgtgtcccGTGTCGGCTCCGCTGCCCAGACCAAAGCTATGAAGCAGGTAAGATCTCAGACCTCAGATGTAAACGTGGTGTCAGCAGTGCCTCTGTGCTTAACTGTGACACGGTGTAAAATGCCACAGTTCAATTGCTTAAGTGGAATTGTAGAACAAAATTGTTCATGATCAATCCAACACATGTTTTATCTCAGCGTTGACCCTCCTTGTCTGCTAGGTGGCTGGTACCATGAAGCTGGAGTTGGCCCAGTACCGTGAGGTGGCTGCCTTCGCCCAGTTCGGCTCTGACCTTGACGCCGCCACCCAGCAGCTGCTGAACCGTGGAGTCCGTCTGACGGAGCTCCTGAAGCAGGGACAGTACTGTGAGTACCTGCCTACCATGGAGCTAGACTGAATGATTGTTTTGTGGTCATGGAACCAACTGCAAGTCACCCTTTTTTGATTTCTGGAATTTAAAAAGGTGCTTAGAGACACTTGTAATTTTGTCAAAGACCTCAGCTTTTGCCATATATTTTATGTTTTCTTACTCTTGAGTAAGAAAACATGTGATTTAAATATGCCCTCATTTGAACTGTGTAGGCCCCATGGCCATTGAGGAGCAGGTGACAGTCATCTACGCCGGTGTGAGGGGACACTTGGACAAAATGGAGCCCAGCAAGATCACAAAGTTCGAGAAGGCTTTCCTGCAGCATGTTCTTAGCCAACACCAGGACCTCCTGGCAACAATTAGGTCAGTAAAGATCATCTACTGCACATTCTGCCTGTTGCCTAGACACTCAATATGCATGTTCAAGGGACTTAAATACAGATTTTGAGTAAATCTAGGAATACGCTTAGTCTGTGCCATGGATGGATTATAAACCCAATGAGTTCTCATAATTGTCAATGTTATCCAATCTCCTTACAGGGTCGATGGCTCAATCTCACCGGACTCAGATACCAAGCTGAAGCAGATCGTCTTGACCTTCCTTTCAAGCTTCGAGTAATTTGTCCCCAAAAATGTTTTGTCAATGTTGCATAGTGCGCCTCGGTTAAACTTTCTATGAACTTCGGAAATTCACGTGGCACTTGATCTTTAATGTACAGATATCTCCTAACAGAAAATAAAGTATTCCTATGCCAGGAGCCCTGGACTTTTGTGTTTCAATGACCTTCATTGTCCTTTCTTTTAAATACTTAGTAGTGATCTTCAATGGAACCTTTTATGATGAATGATGTGAATAAATGGGAGGGTTTAGCTCAGTATTTAAAGCCCCTAAAGTGGTTGCAGCTTGAAATCCCACTATTTTAGGTAACTTTGGATGACTGTCTGCTTAATGAATAGATAATAATACTGGAATTAATTTTTTGCTTACATTTAGTACATTAGATATCCATATAATTAACAAGTTGTGCCATTCAGTGTTTTTAATATTTAGGAAGCATTGCAATCCCGTATTTTACACTAGATACCTAGGATCTTGTATACAATTTAGTTCGTATATTTTTATTAACCTGTGAATAAACAACTGACCTATATTGTCAAAATTGTCAACAATGAATCCAGGCAATGCAGGTTGTCAAATTGAACGTTGATGCAAGAACAAGTCATTATAAATGTAGAGATTAAAAATGTATGGATTAACATACTCCGTGTCATGTGATCGACCATTTTGaaccaataaaaaaaagtaaACTTAACAACCAATAAGAAATTGTTGCTTGGAGAAGAAAGCAAGGAGGACTTCCTTCTGATTGGCCCTTTGGTGTTCACGTTCTGATTTCTCTTTCCACTGCAGCACCGATCAAGAACAAGCTGCCGGTGTAGCACTGAAGCATTCATAGTTGGTGAATTTGCATTTGAGAGGAGGTCAATTAACTGACAAATAAGCCATACTTTTTTCATCGTTTCTACGAGGCCTAGCACCATGGCTTCAGGAGGAGAGTAAGTTATTGTCGCTTGCTAAAGCTACTTTTTGGGTCCGTTTGCTGCCCATTAAACTACTGTGTGACAGATGGTTCGCTTTGTGTCAAAGTTAGCAACCAGCTACCTTGCTAGCAAGCTAACGgtcgctaactagctagctagcaaacgtTCTCTTCGCTGATCAGCAAAACGAAAGTGCTAACTGTATACCGTTAGCTTTGAGATGCAGACTTTACCTAACAACACATATCAGACCTATTTACTAAATCTATGCCATCTTTTCTATTGCAAACCGAACTTTCCCTAGTTGTTGCCTATCCACCAAGAAGATGCTACCGTTTAAAAAGCTAATGCTAGCCCCTGTCTGATCCACGGCTTTCTTGCTGTGTCATGTGGGCCTTCACAGCACCAGCAGAGCAGCTAGCTAACTTGGCAGGCTAGCAAGCTAATCTAAAGCTACCGTGAGCTAACTAGctgctgtgtgtttctttgaAGCTGAAACTCGGAGTCAGCTATAATCtattattgtttgttttgtacAAGTTTTGAGACCAGATATGCCGTATTTggcaagcaatcgaatgacaaCACCGTGTTTCGTTATTTATAGTTTAAGCAATCATTCATGCTGTAAGAGTTTAAATCCCTAAACACTGAGCTTCTGTGCCCCACTCCTTCAAAGCATGTGGTCCATTTAAGTGTGATCCACCGTTAAATGAGTTACTCTACCCAACTTGCTCACTAATTaggtaaatgtttttttctgtcaTCTCCTCCAGATCGAAGAGTGATGACCTTTCCACTGCAATTTTAAAGCAGAAAACCAGGCCCAACCGCTTGATAGTGGATGAATCAATCAATGAGGACAATAGTGTGGTCTCTCTGTCCCAGGTGAGAGCATGTCGTGTATTAAATTGGTACTCTATAAATGTTCAAAATCATGTCCTGTATATTGCATCCATGGACACACCATTGATGGCCTTCGCACTAATATCTGTGTTTTAATACTGGTGTGTGGCTGGTTCCTTTGTCTTGCCTTAGGCCAAGATGGATGAGCTGCAGCTGTTCAGGGGGGACACGGTTCTGATGAAGGGCAAGAAGCGGCGGGAGAGCGTCTGTATCGTGCTCTCCGACGACACCTGCTCCGACGAGAAGGTCCGCATGAACCGCGTTGTCCGTAACAACCTGAGAGTCCGGCTGGGAGACGTCATCAGGTGAGAGGatgaaaggaaggaagggagaggatggagagaatgaaTGTTGACATAAGTGCTGATGGATGGGAAACGGATGAGAGGAGACTGCTGGGTGCTCCTTGGTGAATCTGCTGTACACCCATAGCATTATGTATTTAAGTGCTCCTAGGCCGTTTTAAGGTTGTGGCAGGAGTGTGTCTCTTCTTAAGATGGTTATGCTCCAGTGCTGCTAATGCGACTAACTTGACCTGTAACAAGAAACGGGTACCAGTTACATGATGTCACCCTTTCTAAAGTAGGCCTCTGCGGAGTTGACTCATTAGAGCTCTGAGAACCCTTTCAGTCCTGTGACCCAGTTTCCTCTCCTGTTTGCTCTGCCAGTATCCAGCCCTGCCCAGACGTGAAGTACGGGAAACGAATCCACGTCTTGCCCATTGATGACACAGTGGAGGGCATCACAGGGAACCTGTTTGAGGTCTACCTCAAGCCCTACTTCCTGGAGGCCTACAGGCCCATTAGAAGAGGTAATGCttatggtgtgcgtgtgtgtgtgtgagtacacacCTCTTTGAATACCTTTTTTGAGGATGAGTGTTTTGTAGTTAAATTTCTACCTTGTGTTGTAGGGGACATCTTCCTGGTAAGGGGGGGCATGCGTGCAGTGGAGTTCAAGGTGGTGGAGACAGACCCCAACCCCTACTGCATTGTTGCCCCTGACACAGTCATCCACTGTGAGGGCGAGCCAATCAAGAGAGAGGTATGTCCCTAAGAATCAACACCAGAGTTCTAGAACCACTCAGGTCTGTCGATGGATCGGTCCTGTGAGATGATGAAATGGTCAGATATTGTTGTGGCTTTGATGGCAAATGGCATTGTAACAGTAACCTCCGTTTTGTATAGAGGTGTGGCATTGTAtgactgttgttttgtttgtgcctAGGACGAGGAGGAGTCTCTGAATGAAGTGGGTTATGATGACATCGGGGGCGTGAGGAAGCAGCTGGCTCAGATCAAGGAGATGGTGGAGCTGCCCCTCAGACACCCTGCTCTGTTCAAGGCCATCGGAGTCAAGGTCAGAGAGGGAGCCTATCCTCTCCGCCCGCTAGCTCCtttgctcactctctccctctccatccctctttcgcATTCCGTTCCTCCCTCGTTCTTTGTCATCTCCCTGCTGCATATGTAAATATGTTTTGTGTTTGGTTCGCATGATACTGTGAGATCTCATCATTTGATgttccctccagcctccaagGGGAATCCTGCTGTACGGGCCCCCTGGAACAGGAAAGACTCTGATTGCTCGAGCCGTAGCCAATGAGACTGgagccttcttcttcctcatcaATGGTGAGAGACACAGGAACAAACACAGAGAGCCTGTCCACGG of the Osmerus eperlanus chromosome 14, fOsmEpe2.1, whole genome shotgun sequence genome contains:
- the atp5fa1 gene encoding ATP synthase subunit alpha, mitochondrial; this encodes MLSVRVAAALARTLPRRAGFVSKSLPVACVGVKHLHTSRPWLVKTGTAEVSSILEEKILGAETSSDLEETGRVLSIGDGIARVYGLRNVQAEEMVEFSSGLKGMSLNLEPDNVGVVVFGNDKLIKEGDIVKRTGAIVDVPVGEELLGRVVDALGNAIDGKGPLGSSIRRRVGLKAPGIIPRISVREPMQTGIKAVDSLVPIGRGQRELIIGDRQTGKTAIAIDTIINQKRFNEGTEEKKKLYCIYVAIGQKRSTVAQLVKRLTDADAMKYTIVVSATASDAAPLQYLAPYSGCSMGEFFRDNGKHALIIYDDLSKQAVAYRQMSLLLRRPPGREAYPGDVFYLHSRLLERAAKMNDNFGGGSLTALPVIETQAGDVSAYIPTNVISITDGQIFLETELFYKGIRPAINVGLSVSRVGSAAQTKAMKQVAGTMKLELAQYREVAAFAQFGSDLDAATQQLLNRGVRLTELLKQGQYCPMAIEEQVTVIYAGVRGHLDKMEPSKITKFEKAFLQHVLSQHQDLLATIRVDGSISPDSDTKLKQIVLTFLSSFE